The Paenibacillus thermoaerophilus DNA window GCAGTAGTACGCATGCCCGTCCGCCAGCAGCTTCTCCGTATACGGACGGTACAGATCCAGCCGTTCCGTCTGCCGGTACGGCGCGTAAGGCCCGCCGACATCGACGCTCTCGTCCCAGTCCAGCCCGAGCCAGCGGAGTCCCGCCAACTGGCTGTCCACGCCGGACTCCACATGTCTCGTCTGGTCGGTATCTTCGAACCGTATCACGAATTGGCCGCCATGCTTGCGCGCCATCAAATAATCGAACAACGCCGTCCGCGCCCCGCCGATGTGCAGATGCCCCGTCGGGCTCGGCGCGTAACGAACCCGCAATGCCGTCGTCATTGCCGTTCGCCCCCTCTATTCACGAAATAAACATCATGATAGCACAGCCTTGACAAGACAAACAACAGCCTGAGCGGCAATCCCTTCGCCCCGTCCCGTGAAGCCGAGACGCTCCGAAGTGGTCGCTTTGACATTCACCTGCGACACGTCCGCCTCCAGCGCTCCGGCGATCACTTCGGCCATCCGCGGGATATGCGGAGCCATCTTCGGCGCTTGCGCGATAATCGTCGCGTCCACGTTGCCCAGCCGGTACCCGCGCTCGCGGGCCAGCGACCAGCAGTGGCGCAGCAGCTTCACGCTGTCGGCGTCTTTGAACGCCGGATCGGTGTCGGGAAAATGCTTGCCGATATCGCCCAGCGCGAGCGCTCCCAGCACTGCATCCGCGATGGCGTGCAGCAGCACGTCCGCGTCGGAGTGGCCGAGCAGACCTTTCTCGTAAGGAATCTCCACGCCGCCGATGATGCACTTGCGGCCTTCCGTCAGTTGATGCACGTCAAATCCTTGTCCGATTCGTATCATATCCGTCTGGTTGCCTCCCTCTTCCCGCGAATTCCGGGCAATCTGCTCCGCCCATCGCAG harbors:
- the ispF gene encoding 2-C-methyl-D-erythritol 2,4-cyclodiphosphate synthase: MIRIGQGFDVHQLTEGRKCIIGGVEIPYEKGLLGHSDADVLLHAIADAVLGALALGDIGKHFPDTDPAFKDADSVKLLRHCWSLARERGYRLGNVDATIIAQAPKMAPHIPRMAEVIAGALEADVSQVNVKATTSERLGFTGRGEGIAAQAVVCLVKAVLS